In one window of Alphaproteobacteria bacterium DNA:
- the betC gene encoding choline-sulfatase, with protein MRRRPNILILMADQLAGTFFPDGPCDWLHVPHLKTLADRCVRFTNAYTASPLCTSARASFMSGRLPSRTRVYDNAAEFASDIPTFAHHLRGAGYQTCLSGKMHFIGADQLHGFEDRLTTDIYPADFGWTPDYRRAGERIDWWYHNLGSVTGAGIAEITNQLEFDDEVASAAIQRLYQLSRGLDDRPWLLTVSFTHPHDPYVARRRFWDLYADCAHLEPEVPALADEDQDPHARRLLHAVDHERFDISDDDIRRARRGYFANISYLDEKIGQILDVLETTRQAANTAIVVCADHGDMLGERGLWFKMCFYEGSARIPLMISAPGLEPRRVDNPVSLLDIAPTLADLADVALDEIAPGIDGESLLPLISGAERTAPVVMEYAAEGSHGPLVALRQGRWKYVHCELDPPQLFDLETDPHETANLATEAAYAETATALADLVASRWDLAKFDAEVRDSQARRHIVYQALRQGRHTAWDFEPAHDAARRFMRNDMDLNVVEERNRFPRGE; from the coding sequence ATGAGACGACGTCCGAATATCCTCATTCTCATGGCCGACCAATTGGCGGGGACGTTCTTTCCCGACGGTCCCTGCGACTGGCTTCATGTGCCTCACCTGAAAACGCTGGCCGACCGTTGCGTGCGGTTCACCAACGCTTATACCGCGTCGCCGCTCTGTACGTCGGCACGCGCCAGTTTCATGAGCGGACGGCTGCCCAGTCGCACGCGGGTCTATGACAATGCCGCCGAATTCGCCTCCGATATTCCGACTTTCGCGCACCATCTTCGCGGCGCCGGGTACCAAACCTGCTTGTCGGGAAAGATGCATTTCATCGGTGCCGATCAGCTCCATGGTTTCGAGGATCGCCTGACGACCGACATCTACCCCGCCGATTTCGGTTGGACCCCGGACTATCGCCGTGCCGGCGAGCGCATCGATTGGTGGTACCACAATCTTGGCTCCGTCACCGGCGCCGGAATCGCCGAGATCACCAACCAGCTCGAGTTCGACGATGAGGTCGCGAGCGCTGCGATCCAAAGGCTCTATCAGCTTTCGCGGGGACTTGACGATCGTCCCTGGTTGCTGACGGTCAGCTTCACCCATCCGCACGACCCGTATGTCGCCAGGCGTCGGTTTTGGGACCTATACGCCGATTGCGCCCACCTCGAGCCCGAGGTCCCGGCGCTGGCCGACGAGGACCAGGACCCTCATGCCCGACGCCTGCTGCACGCGGTCGACCACGAGCGCTTCGACATTTCCGACGACGATATCCGACGCGCGCGTCGCGGCTACTTCGCCAACATCTCTTACCTCGACGAAAAGATCGGACAGATCTTGGACGTGCTGGAGACGACTCGGCAAGCGGCCAACACCGCGATCGTCGTCTGCGCCGACCACGGCGACATGCTGGGCGAGCGCGGCCTGTGGTTCAAGATGTGCTTCTATGAGGGGTCGGCACGCATTCCGCTCATGATCTCGGCGCCCGGTTTGGAACCCCGCCGCGTCGACAACCCGGTGTCGTTGCTTGATATCGCGCCCACTCTGGCGGACTTGGCCGATGTCGCGCTCGACGAAATCGCGCCCGGTATCGACGGCGAGAGTTTGCTGCCGCTGATCTCCGGTGCAGAACGCACCGCGCCCGTCGTTATGGAATACGCGGCCGAAGGGTCCCATGGGCCGCTCGTGGCGCTGCGCCAGGGCAGGTGGAAATACGTCCATTGTGAACTCGATCCGCCGCAGCTCTTCGACCTCGAGACCGACCCGCACGAGACGGCCAACCTTGCCACTGAAGCGGCCTATGCCGAAACCGCCACGGCGCTGGCCGATTTGGTGGCGTCGCGGTGGGACTTGGCGAAATTCGATGCCGAGGTTCGGGACAGCCAGGCCCGCCGTCACATCGTCTACCAGGCGTTGCGCCAGGGGCGCCATACCGCGTGGGATTTTGAGCCCGCCCACGATGCGGCCCGGCGCTTCATGCGCAATGATATGGATCTCAACGTGGTCGAGGAACGTAACCGCTTTCCCCGCGGCGAGTGA
- a CDS encoding gamma-butyrobetaine dioxygenase yields MRDFVSAELIDGGSAVALRHGDGRLTRFHAVWLRYNALDDETRAPQNGQRLIRISDIPENIRLASAAFTEGGDLTLRFEPEGKIVSFASAWLAAHTYDPVAKRSAGWLAPEIETWDHALEGTLPAADFETVRNDRTVLGGWLTAVRRYGFARMSGGPAESGALLKIVDLFGYVRETNYGKWFEVRTEVNPSNLAYTGLGLQAHTDNPYRDPTPTLQILYCLENSAEGGNSMLVDGFRAAQRLRAESADGFDLLSRYCARFAYSGAAGVRLTSRRPMIELAPDGELIGIRFNNRSCAPVTDVPYDRMADYYAAYRRFSDIIDDPRMMVAFKLEPGESFIVDNTRVLHAREGYSGAGSRWLQGCYADKDGLLSTLSAIAESQKADNA; encoded by the coding sequence ATGCGAGACTTCGTGTCGGCAGAATTGATCGACGGCGGATCGGCGGTCGCGCTGCGACACGGCGACGGCAGGCTGACGCGTTTCCATGCCGTCTGGCTGCGCTACAATGCCCTGGACGACGAGACCAGGGCGCCGCAGAACGGCCAGCGCCTGATTCGGATTTCGGATATCCCGGAGAACATCCGGCTGGCTTCGGCCGCGTTTACGGAAGGCGGTGATCTGACCCTCCGTTTCGAACCCGAAGGCAAGATAGTTTCCTTCGCGTCGGCCTGGTTGGCGGCGCATACCTACGATCCGGTAGCGAAGCGAAGCGCCGGCTGGCTGGCCCCTGAAATCGAAACCTGGGACCACGCGCTCGAGGGCACCCTTCCGGCCGCCGACTTCGAGACCGTCAGGAACGATCGCACGGTGCTTGGCGGATGGCTGACGGCGGTGCGGCGCTATGGGTTTGCCAGGATGTCCGGGGGGCCGGCCGAAAGCGGCGCGCTCCTGAAAATCGTCGACTTGTTCGGTTATGTCCGTGAAACAAATTACGGCAAGTGGTTCGAGGTTCGAACCGAAGTCAATCCGAGCAACCTCGCCTATACCGGCCTCGGTCTCCAAGCGCACACCGACAACCCCTATCGCGATCCAACGCCAACTTTGCAGATCCTCTATTGCCTGGAAAACTCGGCTGAAGGCGGCAACTCGATGCTGGTCGACGGATTTCGTGCTGCGCAGCGGCTGCGCGCCGAATCGGCGGACGGATTCGATTTGCTGTCGCGATATTGCGCGCGATTCGCGTATTCCGGTGCCGCCGGCGTGCGCTTGACGTCGCGACGCCCGATGATCGAACTGGCACCCGATGGCGAACTGATCGGAATTCGATTCAACAACAGGTCCTGCGCGCCGGTCACCGATGTGCCCTATGACAGAATGGCGGATTACTATGCCGCCTACCGCCGGTTCAGCGACATCATCGACGACCCACGGATGATGGTCGCCTTCAAACTCGAGCCGGGCGAGAGCTTCATCGTCGATAACACCCGGGTGCTGCACGCGCGCGAGGGCTATTCGGGCGCCGGGTCACGGTGGCTGCAGGGATGCTATGCGGACAAGGACGGGCTGCTGTCGACGCTTTCGGCCATCGCCGAGTCGCAGAAGGCTGACAACGCATGA
- a CDS encoding HD domain-containing protein, which produces MTPSSPIQATPDTMVALIGDIFTRRGAGCYLGEQVTMAEHMLQCARQAETAGADESMIAAALLHDIGLFANDFPHGATVGDAEIHHGEAGAVVLEPFFPATVTDCVRHHVAAKRYLCAIDPAYRKLLSPSSVRTLELQGGVMSVEEAAAFATQPRLDEIVKVRLWDDRAKVPGLATPAFSHYAPLLQRLVDRVAAEP; this is translated from the coding sequence ATGACGCCGTCGAGCCCCATCCAGGCAACGCCTGACACGATGGTCGCATTGATCGGCGATATATTCACCCGCCGTGGTGCCGGCTGCTATCTGGGCGAGCAGGTGACAATGGCCGAGCACATGCTGCAATGTGCGCGCCAAGCCGAGACAGCCGGTGCCGACGAGAGCATGATCGCCGCGGCGCTTCTCCATGACATCGGCCTGTTCGCAAACGACTTTCCACATGGCGCGACAGTCGGCGATGCGGAAATCCACCATGGCGAGGCTGGGGCCGTGGTGCTCGAGCCATTCTTTCCCGCCACCGTGACGGATTGTGTCCGCCATCATGTCGCGGCCAAGCGGTATCTCTGTGCCATCGACCCGGCCTATCGCAAATTGCTGTCGCCATCTTCGGTGCGTACCCTGGAACTTCAAGGGGGAGTCATGAGTGTCGAAGAGGCGGCGGCTTTCGCGACGCAGCCGCGGCTCGACGAAATCGTGAAAGTCCGCTTGTGGGACGATCGGGCAAAGGTTCCCGGCCTGGCTACGCCCGCCTTCAGTCACTATGCGCCGCTGCTGCAGCGCCTCGTGGATCGTGTGGCGGCGGAACCGTAG
- a CDS encoding cobalamin-independent methionine synthase II family protein, translating into MGLETTCIGAFPKPDYVTKAGWREDGPGERSEGGARGFAYVDNQVGTAAVELLDRATGEAVRDQVACGIDIPTDGEQRRENYIYYHCHHLNGIDFTDLSTKVHRSGAAIADLPTVTGKVEPKGGHFLDRDFRVAQGFTDKPLKITVPGPMTIIDTIADTYYGDEAALARDLAGALNFEIRALAEAGCRFIQIDEPVFARNPDDALQFGIECLERCFDGVGAEVTKVMHMCCGYPGHLDDEDYAKADSGAYLRLAGALDSSRIDQVSIEDAHRFNDLVLLESFDQSTVVFGAVAIATSRVEGAEDIARRLALALEHIDRGRLLAAPDCGLLMLDRPLAMAKLRNLCEAAASV; encoded by the coding sequence GTGGGCCTCGAGACGACCTGCATCGGTGCTTTTCCCAAGCCCGATTACGTGACCAAGGCCGGCTGGCGGGAGGACGGGCCCGGCGAGCGCAGCGAGGGTGGCGCGCGCGGCTTCGCCTATGTCGACAACCAGGTCGGCACCGCCGCGGTCGAACTGCTCGACCGGGCCACTGGCGAGGCGGTGCGCGACCAGGTTGCCTGCGGCATCGATATTCCGACCGACGGCGAACAGCGGCGGGAGAACTATATCTACTACCATTGCCACCATCTGAACGGGATCGATTTCACAGATTTGTCAACGAAAGTGCACCGGAGCGGGGCCGCAATCGCCGATCTGCCGACGGTCACCGGAAAGGTCGAACCGAAGGGCGGCCATTTCCTCGATCGGGATTTTCGGGTTGCCCAGGGCTTCACCGACAAGCCGCTGAAGATCACGGTCCCCGGGCCGATGACGATCATCGACACGATCGCCGACACTTATTACGGCGATGAAGCCGCATTGGCGCGCGACCTGGCCGGCGCCCTCAATTTCGAGATCCGTGCCCTGGCGGAGGCCGGCTGCCGATTCATTCAGATCGACGAACCGGTGTTCGCCCGCAACCCGGATGACGCGCTGCAATTCGGGATCGAGTGCCTTGAGCGGTGCTTCGACGGCGTCGGCGCTGAGGTCACCAAGGTCATGCACATGTGTTGCGGCTATCCCGGGCATCTCGACGATGAGGATTACGCCAAGGCCGACTCAGGCGCCTATCTGCGGCTCGCGGGCGCGCTCGACTCATCGCGTATCGACCAAGTTTCGATCGAGGACGCTCATAGATTCAACGATCTCGTACTCCTCGAAAGCTTTGACCAATCGACCGTTGTGTTCGGTGCCGTCGCGATTGCGACCAGTCGCGTCGAAGGGGCCGAGGACATCGCCCGGCGCCTCGCGCTTGCCCTCGAACATATCGACCGCGGCCGGTTGCTGGCGGCGCCCGACTGCGGCCTCCTCATGCTGGACCGGCCGCTCGCCATGGCCAAGCTGCGCAACCTTTGCGAAGCCGCGGCCTCGGTCTAG
- a CDS encoding mandelate racemase/muconate lactonizing enzyme family protein, with translation MNIVKLETFANQFVAFVRAHTDDGQYGWGQVSTYNADITALVFHRQIAPWALGADADDIDSLVDMIPEREHKFPGSYLRRALAGLDTALWDLRGRREGQSVCRLIGGEPRPLRVYASSMKRDITPENESARLARLRDEFGYDAFKFRVASECGHDVDEWPGRTEAIVPAVRSALGDDVDLLVDANSGYSPQRAIAVGRLLEDHGVGHFEEPCPYWELAQTKQVTDALDLDVSGGEQDCDLTIWRRMIEMRAVDIVQPDICYLGGLTRTLRVVEMAGQTGLPCTPHCANLSMVTLFTMHLMGAIANAGQYVEFSIEGPDYYPWQEGLFERSPYDIADGKVTIPDAPGWGVEPNRAWLDKADYRVSALDS, from the coding sequence ATGAACATCGTGAAACTCGAGACCTTCGCGAACCAATTCGTCGCATTTGTCCGCGCCCACACAGACGACGGCCAATACGGTTGGGGACAAGTCTCGACATACAATGCCGACATCACGGCCTTGGTCTTTCATCGCCAAATCGCACCGTGGGCGCTCGGCGCCGATGCCGACGACATCGACAGCCTGGTCGATATGATTCCCGAGCGTGAGCACAAATTCCCCGGCTCCTATCTGCGGCGAGCGCTCGCCGGTCTCGACACCGCCCTGTGGGACCTCAGGGGCCGGCGCGAAGGCCAAAGCGTGTGCCGATTGATCGGTGGCGAACCTAGACCGTTGAGAGTGTATGCATCATCGATGAAGCGTGACATCACGCCGGAGAATGAATCGGCCCGCCTGGCCCGCCTGCGCGACGAGTTCGGCTATGACGCTTTCAAGTTCCGCGTCGCCTCCGAATGCGGCCACGACGTGGATGAATGGCCCGGCCGAACCGAAGCGATCGTTCCTGCGGTTCGCTCCGCCCTCGGCGACGATGTCGATTTGCTGGTCGACGCCAACAGCGGCTATTCGCCGCAGCGGGCCATCGCCGTCGGACGCCTGCTCGAGGACCACGGCGTCGGCCATTTCGAAGAGCCTTGTCCCTACTGGGAGCTCGCTCAGACCAAGCAAGTTACCGACGCCTTGGACCTGGATGTTAGCGGCGGCGAGCAGGACTGCGATCTGACGATCTGGCGCCGCATGATCGAGATGCGTGCCGTGGATATCGTCCAACCGGATATTTGCTATCTCGGTGGCCTGACCCGGACCCTGCGCGTTGTTGAAATGGCCGGGCAGACGGGCCTTCCCTGTACGCCCCACTGCGCCAACCTTTCCATGGTCACGCTGTTCACCATGCACCTGATGGGCGCCATCGCCAATGCCGGCCAATATGTCGAGTTCTCGATCGAAGGGCCGGACTATTACCCGTGGCAGGAAGGTCTGTTCGAGCGCTCGCCCTACGACATCGCCGACGGCAAAGTGACCATCCCCGATGCGCCAGGCTGGGGTGTGGAACCCAATCGCGCATGGCTCGATAAAGCCGATTACCGGGTCTCGGCGCTCGATTCCTGA